The window GTCGAAGCCGTTTTATCGGTTGGGATGACACCAGATGGACGAATGATTGTCAGTGGTAGCCGTAATAGCGTGATTAAGTGGTGGGAAATGCCTTGATACTTCTACAGCAATCAAGCGTGTGAGATTTTTGTAGAGTGCGATCGCCTCAGCCATTAGCATCAAGCAAAATCTATAAAAATAGGCCAAACCTTGGCAATTGGAAAACTCACTTGCCAAATTAGTGTAGGTAAGGGATTTACTGCCCACCCCACTACCACAACATCAACGCCATGCTGGGAATCACACTAAGTGGTCGCTACACAATCGTCAAACACCTTGGAGGTGGAGGTTTCGGTCAAACGTACCTTGCCGAGGACTTGCAGTTACCTGGCAACCCAATATGTGTCGTCAAGCAACTCCAACCTAGATCTACCAATCCGCTGGCGTTAAAGATAGCAAAACGTTTATTCGATAGAGAAGCCCAAGTTTTGTACAAGTTGGGTAACCATGACCAGATTCCCAGACTTTTGGCTCACTTTGAACAGAAGCAAGAGTTTTATCTTGTTCAGGAATTCATTGAAGGTCACGATCTTAAGCAAGAACTACAACTAGGTAAGCGGTTAAGCGAAACCCAAGTCATTGCCATCTGCCAAGAACTTTTAAACATCTTAGAGTTTGTTCATCAACAAGATGTAATCCACCGCGATATCAAACCCGCTAACATCATCAGGCGCAAGCATGATGGCAAACTGGTTTTGATTGACTTTGGAGCCGTTAAAGAGGTCACGAATCACAGTGTTAACTCTGAAGGGCATAGCAGTTTAACCGTGGCAATTGGTTCACCAGGTTACATGCCGAATGAGCAACTCCGAGGCAAACCCCAATTTTGTAGTGATATCTATGCAGTGGGAATGCTGGGTATCCAAGGGCTTACAGGAGTCCTGCCGAGCCAGTTGCCAGAAGACCCCAAGACGTTGGAAATTATTTGGCGTGATCAGTGGCACCCCAATAAACTGCCTCAACAGGTACAAACCAACTCTGAGTTAGCAGACGTGTTAGATCAAATGGTGCGCTACGACTACCGCCAGCGCTATCAAACCGCAACAGATGCATTACAGGCATTTCAAGGACTAACCAATGCTTACTCATCCTCAACAACCGCTGCTGCCTCTGAATATCCCCTTCCCGAAGCGGCTGACCCGTTTGAATCCACTGTAACGTACCCTCGACCCGCGCAAGTGCCCGGTTCACCGTTGAACAGCACAATGGAAGCGGCTGACCCGTTTGAATCAACTGTAACGTACCCTCGACCCGCGCAAGTGCCCAGTTCACCGTTGAATAGCACGATCGAGGCCGATGAACCCACACAAGCGCCACCTTCCCAGCAACTGCCAACTCCAGATGTCTCGGCAACTTTATTGGAGACACAGGTTAGTAACGAAACGACTGAGCCTTTGGTTTCTCAGTCCCGGAAGAAATCTTCTAGGTTGATGGCGATGGGGGCAGGTATTGTCACAGCTCTAGCTCTGGCAGTGGGAATTTCCCACGTTCAACAAAATAACGCAAAGACGCCGGAAAACGGGAACGTGGAGCAGAAGGTATCCCAAGTGGAGCCTGCAAAACAGAAGTCTCAAGGGTCTGAATCTCAAGCTGAATCAGCAAATTCACTAGCTCCATTAGAGAAGGGGTTGCAATCTGCTTCTGAAATATCTCCGCGTCCTCCCATTTCAGCGTCCCCGCCTGTCTTGCGTAACACATCTAATGCCTGGAATAACTCTGAAAAAATTGCTTTGGCTAACACCCTCATGGGTCATTCACAGAGGGTTAGTTCCATTGCTATTAGTTCAGATGGACAGTTGATAGCTAGTGGCAGCGAAGACAAAACGATCAAAGTATGGAACCTGGGTACAGGACAACTGCTGCGTACCCTCACGGGACATTCAGAAGGCATTCGCTCCGCTGCTATCAGCCCGGATGGAAAGTGGCTAGCCAGTGGTGGTGATGACAAGACTATTAAGCTATGGAATCTGGACACAGGAAAACTCCTGCGTACCCTCACAGGACATTCAGACATCGTTCAGTCTG of the Allocoleopsis franciscana PCC 7113 genome contains:
- a CDS encoding protein kinase domain-containing protein, yielding MLGITLSGRYTIVKHLGGGGFGQTYLAEDLQLPGNPICVVKQLQPRSTNPLALKIAKRLFDREAQVLYKLGNHDQIPRLLAHFEQKQEFYLVQEFIEGHDLKQELQLGKRLSETQVIAICQELLNILEFVHQQDVIHRDIKPANIIRRKHDGKLVLIDFGAVKEVTNHSVNSEGHSSLTVAIGSPGYMPNEQLRGKPQFCSDIYAVGMLGIQGLTGVLPSQLPEDPKTLEIIWRDQWHPNKLPQQVQTNSELADVLDQMVRYDYRQRYQTATDALQAFQGLTNAYSSSTTAAASEYPLPEAADPFESTVTYPRPAQVPGSPLNSTMEAADPFESTVTYPRPAQVPSSPLNSTIEADEPTQAPPSQQLPTPDVSATLLETQVSNETTEPLVSQSRKKSSRLMAMGAGIVTALALAVGISHVQQNNAKTPENGNVEQKVSQVEPAKQKSQGSESQAESANSLAPLEKGLQSASEISPRPPISASPPVLRNTSNAWNNSEKIALANTLMGHSQRVSSIAISSDGQLIASGSEDKTIKVWNLGTGQLLRTLTGHSEGIRSAAISPDGKWLASGGDDKTIKLWNLDTGKLLRTLTGHSDIVQSVTISPDGKLIASGSNDKTVKLWNLETGQEIRTLTGFSYFVVSVAISPDGQTLVSGADKIYLWHLPTGNLISTISDPSGNVIPSLAMTPDGETLVSGSNWGKFSLWNLRNLLKGCKGVQPCRPTQIVSGSNGGWVQSLAISPDGKTLATGSDRENTIKLWNASTGEPRITISNRSTSVESLAFSPDGKTLVTNGEDGKIELWR